A single genomic interval of Trichosurus vulpecula isolate mTriVul1 chromosome 6, mTriVul1.pri, whole genome shotgun sequence harbors:
- the SLC10A7 gene encoding sodium/bile acid cotransporter 7 isoform X2, producing the protein MGLRERLAKEWFMLGIVLVIVLAKMDPSVGAKGGPLKPEVTITYIAVSAIFFNSGLSLKTEFTNSWLHATSCFFCSDLNQSCWWQ; encoded by the exons ATGGGGCTGCGGGAGAGGCTGGCCAAGGAATGGTTCATGCTCGGCATCGTGCTGGTGATCGTGCTGGCGAAGATGGATCCGTCCGTTGGGGCCAAGGGCG gaCCACTGAAGCCTGAAGTGACTATAACCTACATTGCAGTTTCAGCCATATTCTTTAACAGTGGACTGTCACTAAAAACAGAG tttacAAACAGTTGGTTGCATGCCACCTCCTGTTTCTTCTGCAGTGATCTTAACCAAAGCTGTTGGTGGCAATGA